The nucleotide window GGAGCAATTCCTCCAGGCCAAGGGAGGGCGCCCTGCACCCTCAGGCCTCGATGCATGTTGCTGTACCTCTCATCAGCCCACTGTCTGACATGAGGTCATCTTTGGTCTGTGGTGAGGTATGGGTATCTGCAGTCTACACAAAAGCCTTGCAGAATGGGCCTGGACAACCCTTGGGAGATAAGACAGCCACACATGGCTCAGGCTGTTAGGTGTCCACTGTCACAGTCCAAAGAGAAGGGTACGGCCTCCAAGAGGGCAGCTTAACCCAACATGGAAGACTTGGGCATGATGAAAGGACGGGGGCCCAGCTATGAATGTTTTTGTTCTTGATGTCAAGTTGCCAGCTATTGGAAGGCAGGAgcagtttcttctttttccccactCTGTGCTGGATACTTGGGAGAGTGGAAATGAATACCACACTGTCCACTCCTCAGCCTAAGGTCCTTCTCAAGTCCTGGCACACTCAGCATTTGCTCTTTAACATGGCATATGTTCCCCTGTTTTCTACCTGGTAATGAAATCCTCAGTGGGCGCAAACATTTTAGGGCCAAGAACATTGCCTTGGAAATTGATTCTATGGCGTGGCCTCATGGCAGAAGTTTAAAATGACTACCGTGACTTGGCATGGGCTCCAGCAATCCCCCAGTAGGGAAGGGCCATTAAAAGTGGTTTAAGCTGGAGTTCAGCTCTCCCCAAGTCTCAGCCAGAACGACATACACCCACCAATGGCAAAGAAAGATTCCAAGCAAAAACTGTGAGCAAAGGCCTCTTTTATCAAGAGGTGGTCCTAAGACtcagattttccaaatttttggAGGTACCACAAGCTGTCCATTTGCCCTGGGATGTAAGGTAAAGTAGTCATCACAATTGCAGTAATAAGCAGGggtgaagggaaggaaaaaaaaaatatctgccCGCCTTTTGGGCTGCCATTTGGCCTGTGACCTACTGAAATGTGTGACCAAGGGGTGGAGGGAAGAGACACAAATTCAGAGGGAGGGTCACTTGATTCCCTGGAAGCTCTCAGAGAAAAATTCATGGGCACGAgggacaaagaaacaaacaagcaaacaaaaaaaccaaacaaaccaaaactcgAGATCTGAGTCCCAGCTTGGCCACTATTTAGACAAGGCTGGGGTATGTGACTTCTCCCTCTGAACCTTAATTTTCTCACTATAGATCAGGGCTGGTCCTATCCGCCTCACAGGGTTGCCGTAAGGATTAAAGGAGGGCATGTGTTTAGGCACGGGTCACCTGCCTGGTGCTTGGCACAGCTGTCACGATGGGCCTGGACACTTTCTAGAGCCATGACTCCAGGGGAGTTCTGCATATGCGCCATCAATTGCTCACAGAATAGTGACCACAGTCCTGGATGGGGTAAACCTAAGTCCCCAGGCAAGGACAGCTAGGAGAGTGACTAGCCACCCCGACCCACCTACTGCCTGGGGAAATGTCTACCATTGCAGGAAAAGGAGCTGGATACAGACATCCTCAGGCCATAGATACGACCCGAGGAGAGAACAGTGAACAGCCAGGAATGTGACTTCAGTACCTATAGTTCATGTCAGAATAATAATTATCATCATAGCAAAAGAGAAAGGCAGATTCTTTCATTTGCAGGAAAATTTTCTGCCTAGAGGAAGTCAGGGCAAGTCTGTTCCTACCCAGCTGACCCCTGGGAGAAAGGAATGAGGCAAGAGAGAAACTCCTTCAATGAAGTCAGCAGACAGGACTCAAAGCTCCTCCAGTCAGGGATGGAGCCACACACATCCCGGTCTACTCAGAGCctagcacagagtaggcactcatAATATATCTGAAAATGTCACTGAAAGCCAGAgagcaaatcagaaaaaaaaaaaaacccgtgagttttgtcttttgaaatgtaGTCAAATCTCACATAGCTTCACGAAAGTTGTTTAAACCAAAGTAGATCAAGAACTCAGGAAAACTGCCATGGGGCTTCTCTCAAGGGAGAGGACCCTCGAGTGATGGCAGCCCTTTCCCACCTCCCTTCTTCCCCTGGCTGCCATCTGCCCCCAAGGTTCTGGGCACAGGGCCAAGTGGCAAGTGGGCCCTGCAAGAAGTGCCCCAGGGCCCTGCCCAAGCCTCTCTGGGGAACGGGATTGCAGGCCGACTGGAGGAAGGGACTAAAGATGCTACAGGTGATCAGAGGCAGCTCCTTCTCATGCAGAAGCAGCCAGCGCCCACACGATAGGGGATGGAGCTGGGAGGTGGGGCAGAAGAGGGCTGTTGGAGCAAAGCTTTGGCACTGCAGGTAGACAGTGAGCAGACTCCCAAAAAACTGGCTTTGTGGGTCCAAAAGTATCTCAGCTGATGAACACTGTGAACTGGAGATCTCTGGGGCAGGAccgggcagggcagggctgcctTGGTCAGGTAGAATGGGAAGGGGTTCTGCTCTACTCTCTTACTCTGGGCTGGGAACTAGAAATGCTGGGTCTTGATTTTGCTTCTGCAGTGACTTAGCCAtgcctctccaggcctcagtttgaCAGATGACCACATCTGCCCTGGGTTTCTTCCAGGCAGAAAACAGATTTGGCAGTGcgtgaaaaaggagaaaacattacAAATGCCAGAGAGGCACAGGAAGCAGCTCTGCCTGGTCCTTggttccctgcctccctctgggACCGCTGCATGCTATGCCCAGCCCCTTGAGGCTGGCCCGCGAGGCCACCTCAGCTCCTGTTGCTCCATAAGCTCTGTTTGCCAGGGGGCAACAGCTTAGAAGCAGGGAACAGGGCTTGGCGCCAACCACCAGGACCCTGGCATTCTCCTGTCATGGAGACACAGCTGTTGAGTCCAGGGAAGCCTTTGGTATAGGCTGGAGGGATGGTGGGTGTGGCAGCAGCCACGAAtgccccctcacccccaccacaATGAAGTCACTTGGCCACCTGCTCCTGGCACTTAGCcagcttctctctcttccctacATGGTTTGCCTTTTACAGAGGGGAGGGAACAGGCACTGAAGTCAGGCAGGCCTGGACTCAaatcctcttccctcttcttcctggcTGGTATGTCCTTGGGCACACagagcctgagtttcctcatctataaagtgggtaTAGTATCACAAGGGAGGGTTGTGAATGCAAAGCGCCGAGTACAGTGTTTGGCACCCACGAAGCACTCAGCAAAGGGATGCTGACAAGGGCACGACTCGTGAATGGGCCTCTTACTCAAACGAACTTTGAGATTCTTGCCTTAGGTAGGCAGAAATGAAATGCTCCAAGTTGGGGTGGGAATTCTCATTGAAAAGCCCTGGAGGGACTGGAGCCTGCAGCAGGAAAGTGCAGCATACGGGGGGGCTGCAACCACCCTTCAGGGCTGATCATGGTCCCAAGAAAGAAGGTGAGAGGCAGGGCGGCTGAGCGGACCTCCAGGCCCACTCCTGGGGGAGCTGCATCCAGTGGAACCTCAGAGGCCCCTGGGCCTGAGGCCTTGGGGAAAGGGACATTTTCCCTGGGACTGGCAATGGAATGGACTTCTTCAGGATGAAGTTCCTCCTGGTACCAGGCAATTCAGAAGAGTGAATATAGTCTCTGGGCTTTTAGAAACATGAAGAAGTTGGAGCAAGTCGTCATGGACTGGGCGGGCTGCCCCTTACTGTGCCATGTCCAAGCCATGAGAGACCCTTGCTGGAGTTTCTCCAGGCGATGGGATCCAGTCCTGGAGGCCTTGGAGAGTCCTGGTCCCATTGTCGGGTCACAATGCCATTGGCCAGGAGGAGTTCTCTTAAGGCAGGGATGCTGACATGGACAGAAAGCAAAGGCCGTGGGTTCTGAGCCTCCAGCGATGCTGTGATAGGAGGGATCAGACCCAGGGGCGCCCGAGGTGTCCGAAACTCACTCTCCACCCATGGGAGGCAAGAAGTCACAGTACCCCAGAGTCTGTCTGCCTTGGAAGCTGTGTGGAGAATGATAAATTAAGAGGCGTATTAAATATGTGGGTAGAGCCAGCAAGGACCAGCGGGCCCTCTAGGCAGAAAGGGCGTCGGCTATGGCTTCTTTCGGAGATAGTTGGAGGGAATCCACCCCTCCCACGAAGGGGCTCCGCTCAGGACCTGGCAGAACCACCAGCCACTGCTGTTCTTCTCCCGGACTTCAAACACTGTCCCTTCCTGGAAGCTGCTGGTGTCTTTGTCTCCTTCAAAGTCGGCCACGGCCACATACAAAGAGTCCTTCAGGCCGTCGGCACTGGGGACAGTGGCTGCAGCTGCTTCCTCCCTGTTTTCTCCAATCTTGCCGGTCCCCCGTGGCCCCAGGCTGCCTTTGCCTCGCGTGTCATCCTGGCCCCCCAAAGAGTTGGAGAGAAAAGGTTTGGCTTTTGGAGGGACGAGGAGAGCACGGCCTGGGGTGGGAGCGGCCCTGCTTTCGTGGCCTTCACACTGTGGACCTCTGACCTCTGGGAGGGGCCTGGATGACGAAGAGGTTTTCTTGGGGGGAGGTGGTCTCCGGGGTGGGACCACAGGTCTCTGCTGGGGAGCCTCCTGGAGAGGAACAGGCACGCTCTTAGACACAGGATCTGTGGTCTTGGCTGGCCTCGGAGGGGCTCTGCAGGAAATCtcttttgggctgagaccatCCTGTTTGCCTGTCCTGTCCTGGGCGCGGCCAGACCCCTCTCCTGGGAGGAAGCTTCGGCTGAAGGCCACGTCTTGGCCCCCCACTGCCTGGGGGCCCTCCCCATCCAACAAGGACTTGTCTTGGGACTTGGCAGGCCTGAGCTTACTCCTGAGGTTGCAGATGTCGACTTGGTCTTCGCCCTGAGGTGGCTCTGTTTTGGGGGAAGGAGTTGGTTTTGGCCTAACCTGAGGTCTGGACTTCAAGAAGGGATTCTGGGGAGTGGCGTCTGGCTTCTCCTCCGGCAGGTCAGTTTTGGATTTGGAGATGGGCCGGAGGTTGGGCTTCTTCACTTCCTTGGCCAACACCTTGTGGCCACACTCCAGCCCCATGTCATTCTTCAGCTGGAACAgtttgcttttgtcaggtttgggCTCTGGCCTCCTGCCGTCCCGGGCTGCAGGGGTGTGTTTGGCTGGCATCATGGGCAAAATCATGCCGGGAGGCTTGGGGGCGGGGCCCCGGAGCTGCTCTGTCCTCTGCCGCTCCCGCTCCAGCAGCTCCCCCTCCGACTTGATGATGGATTCTTTCCTCGGAGGGAGGCTGGGCTTCTCCTCCATGTCGGGGTCTGAGATCTCCTCATAGCCTGCTGACGCAGACATGTCTGAAGACGCCTTCCTCAGGACCTCCTTACCGCCCTTCCAGTCTTTAGACCATGGCGACCCTGAGTCCATGGCACCATGCGGTGCGTCAGGCAGGGGCCGGGAGGGGCCCGTGGCTTCGCTGCCCGTGTTGTTCTCCAGCGCTGCTGCTTCCCCCAGCCGGAGCTGGGTCACCTCGTGGGGCAGGGGAGCCAGAAAGTTGGGTCTTGACGCATTGCTGGTCTTCTTGTATTTGTCAATGAAGGTTGCCGGGGCCCACCCTTCCTTATCTTCAATCTGAATGTACCACCAGCCACTCAAGTTTTTCTCGATCACCTGCAAGGGAGGATAGACAAAGGCACTTGGGTACGATGCCAGCGCCAGCAGACGAAATGGTTTGGGAGAACCCACGTGTAACTGGAGCTCTGGAAGCTGCCACTGTGTGCTCAGCAGCTCCTCTGGCAAGGTCTACAGGGGACCACCAGTGGAGACGTGACCATGTTCTGGGAATATCTCAGATGGGGGTAGATTCTTGTCAGACTGGATTCCCCCTAAAGCAGTCCATGAGATGTGGACTTGGGTATAGGTACTTAATTTGAGAGTTGGTCCTAGGAAATACACGTAaggaagtagagagagaaagaagggaaggggagaggccGATTATGAGCAAGTTACTGCTCTGGGCCATGGGGACTGATCTGCCAGGGACCCTCTGAGAGATCACAAAGAGAATGCCTCAGAACGGTGCCTCTGGGGATGCGTGCATTTATCTATCGACTCCCGGCCCCTCCCTACCCAGGGTATTAACTCCTCTCCCCTTCTGGGAAGCTGTTGGCTTGCAAGGACGTGTGTGTAGGTGCAGGGGCTTCAGGTGGATCAGGGGCACCGGCAGCGTCTGCTACAATTCTAAAGACAAGGCAGAAGTCAAAGCTACCTTTGATCCTGGCTTCTTTGGCTGAGCATCGGATGAAGAAGTTAGCTGGTATTTATAGAGGCCACAACATATGAAAGAtacctacctttttttttgagacagagtcttgctctgtcacccaggctgaagtgcagtggcatgatctcggctccctgcaacctccgcctccgaggttctagcgattctcatgccttagtctcccaagtagctgggattacaggcgtgcaccaccacacctggctaatttttatatttttggtagagatggggttttgccatgttggtcaggctggtcttgaactcctggcctcaagcgatctgcctgcctcggcctcccaaagtgctgggattacaggtgtgagccacagtgcctggcctgaaaaataCCTATCTTTGAACACAGGAATCACACTCAGCTCAAAGAGATGCTCGTGTTTATATACAGGGGACCTGGAGCTGGTGGAGTACAGTAGATTTTCATCTTGTCCCTACTTCCCTGTGGGATACACGCCTGTTGGATGGAATGGTGGCTGGAATCACCCATGTTGTTGAAGATCTTGTTCTCTGTCTGTTTTTTGTCCAGCACCGCGTGGCTGAATTCACACAGGTGAAAGGTGTGCTCGCTATTAcgggctgaattgtgtctccctaCCCAAATTCGTATGTGGAAGCCCTAACGCCCATACCTccaaatgtgactgtatttggaaatacgGCCTTTAAAGAGGTGGTGAAGTTTAAAATGGGTCACTAAGGTGGCCTGAGTTTGGATgtatgtccccacccaagtctcatgttgaaatgtgatccccaatgatggaggtggggcctggtgggaggtgtttgggtcatgggggcggatccctcatgaatggcttggtgtcctTCCCATGGTAATCAGTTCCCACGAGATCCGGTTGTTTAAAGTGTGTGGTGTTTCCCtgccactctctcttgctcctgctctcgcTACGTGACgcgcctgctcctgctttgccttctgccatgagtaaaagctcccggagcctccccagaagccaagcagatgccggcaccatgctttctgtacagcatGCCCAACTGTGAGTCCagcaaacctctttcctttatgtatcacccagtctcaggtacttctttttttttttttttttgagacggagtccagcccgtctcagcctcccaaagggctgggattacaggcttgagccaccgcgcccggcctcaggtatttctttatagcaatccaGGAATGGCCTGATACATGGGTCCTAGttcaatatgactgatgtccaaataagaagaggagattagaaAACACACAGGGACTGAGGGACGCCCACATGAGAAACAGCGGGAAGGTGCCATATGGAAGCCAGGGAGACAGGACACAGGAGGAACCAAACCTGCTGACAGCTTGATCTCGATCTTCTGGCTTCCccaactgtgagacaataaactgcagttgtttaaaccaccccatgtggtattttgtgatgGCAGCCATCGCAGATGTACACTGCAGTTCCCTGGTAGGCTCTCTCTGGACTCGGAAGATCTGATGAACGCTCATGACACCCTGTGAGTTGGGAACTGTCACTTCATTTTACACATGCAGAACCGAGCCTCAGGAGAGCTGAGGAACACACAGTGGGTCCTGTAGAAAGCCCATCGATCGGAGGAGAGTCAAAGGTAGGGGGGTGGGCTTCAGAGTCACCTAATCTTGCCTCTCAGAAAAGAGAcccgtggccgggcgcggtggctcacacctgtaatcccagcactttgggaggccgaggcgggtggatcacgaggtcaggagatcgagaccatcctggctaacatgatgaaaccctatatctactaaaaatacaaaaaattagccgggcttggtggccggcacctgtaatcccagctactcagaaggctgaggcaggagaatggcatgaacccgggaggcagagcttgcagtgagctgagatcgtgccactgcactccaacctgggcgacagagcgagactctgtctcaaaacaaacaaacaaacaaacaaaaaaccaaaccccATCGATCGGAGGAGAGTCAAAGGCAGAGGGGTGGGCTTCAGAGTCACCTAATCTTGCCTCTCACAAAAGAGACCcctggccaggggtggtggctcacacctgtaatcccagcactttgggaggccgaggtaggtggatcatctgatgtcaggcgttcgagaccagcctggtcaacattgtaAAACCCtgagtctactaaaaatacaaaaaattagctgggtatggtgggatgcgcctgttatcccagctacttgggaggctgaggcaggagaaacgcttgaacctgggaggcagaggtttcagtgagctgagatcgtgccgttgcactccagcccaggcgacagagcaagactctgtctcgaacaaacaaaaccaaaaacaaaaaagacgcTGCTTGGAGAGGGGCTGTGTCTGGGGTGAGAAACTGCAGAAGGAGCAAAGATGGCTGCAGGCACTTTGTGGCCTTTCTGGGAGAGGGATGGCAGCCACAGACTCAGCCGCCAGGACGCAAATGCTGGGCTCCTGGGCCTGCAGTCCTGGGTTCTAGtcttggctctaccacttactgcCTGAGTGGCCTGGGCAAGCCACATGCTTCAGATTCCACatcacagaaggaaaatgataagaACAATTTAACACCCACTTGTAGAATTTTTGAAGCCACAAGAGCTAATGCATACGACAGCCCTTGATAAATGCTGTGCACTTGGTAAACGCTCCTGTGATTAAATTAGAGTGGAGATCACTGAGCCAGCGGGATGCACTTGACAGGCAGCACTTAATGAGTCCCACTGGAATCTCCAGGGAAGGCCACTGATAAATGTAAGCTCTTTATGTGAGGATGACCAGCATCTTATCAACACTTGATAGCTCTGGTAAAAATTACAGGCCACGCTGGGCATACAAGTCATTGTCAGCACATCCATGAATTCAACAACACTAATACTGAAG belongs to Theropithecus gelada isolate Dixy chromosome 6, Tgel_1.0, whole genome shotgun sequence and includes:
- the SH3PXD2B gene encoding SH3 and PX domain-containing protein 2B, translating into MPPRRSIVEVKVLDVQKRRVPNKHYVYIIRVTWSSGSTEAIYRRYSKFFDLQMQMLDKFPMEGGQKDPKQRIIPFLPGKILFRRSHIRDVAVKRLIPIDEYCKALIQLPPYISQCDEVLQFFETRPEDLNPPKEEHIGKKKSGGDQTSVDPMVLEQYVVVANYQKQESSEISLSVGQVVDIIEKNESGWWFVSTAEEQGWVPATCLEGQDGVQDEFSLQPEEEEKYTVIYPYTARDQDEMNLERGAVVEVIQKNLEGWWKIRYQGKEGWAPASYLKKNSGEPLPPKPGPGSPSHPGALDLDGVSRQQNAVGREKELLSSQRDGRFEGRPVPDGDTKQRSPKMRQRPPPRRDMTIPRGLNLPKPPIPPQVEEEYYTIAEFQTTIPDGISFQAGLKVEVIEKNLSGWWYIQIEDKEGWAPATFIDKYKKTSNASRPNFLAPLPHEVTQLRLGEAAALENNTGSEATGPSRPLPDAPHGAMDSGSPWSKDWKGGKEVLRKASSDMSASAGYEEISDPDMEEKPSLPPRKESIIKSEGELLERERQRTEQLRGPAPKPPGMILPMMPAKHTPAARDGRRPEPKPDKSKLFQLKNDMGLECGHKVLAKEVKKPNLRPISKSKTDLPEEKPDATPQNPFLKSRPQVRPKPTPSPKTEPPQGEDQVDICNLRSKLRPAKSQDKSLLDGEGPQAVGGQDVAFSRSFLPGEGSGRAQDRTGKQDGLSPKEISCRAPPRPAKTTDPVSKSVPVPLQEAPQQRPVVPPRRPPPPKKTSSSSRPLPEVRGPQCEGHESRAAPTPGRALLVPPKAKPFLSNSLGGQDDTRGKGSLGPRGTGKIGENREEAAAATVPSADGLKDSLYVAVADFEGDKDTSSFQEGTVFEVREKNSSGWWFCQVLSGAPSWEGWIPSNYLRKKP